The Toxorhynchites rutilus septentrionalis strain SRP chromosome 3, ASM2978413v1, whole genome shotgun sequence genome includes a region encoding these proteins:
- the LOC129776579 gene encoding probable basic-leucine zipper transcription factor Q — MTEELQSQQQTQQCQQQQQQQPQQKSRLGPNDYRNSEFVTKLMAANPPYLYSPAIGPHNFFFSEMLRSLVANKRNESLRNAEQLHHQQQQHQQQQQQHQQQTQSLHTRRPRKRSWSQHRLYPESPKESKEPDEKTTGQPEKPLELTNKLSAFSRNITSKYDDSSDSYKSSQETKPPIDKAPVNNSHIPDPPTASMPPSDLILPPPPPVWYPPLCPPYGIDPLHFFIDLRVSGHIYDRKKELTSPNSDGAAIKTEHSKLIGSSDRHGSAFSVPKPRDGLGKLGNSAIDLASSPLPSEGDEKHSNGHPSPLMLLDGFKENKYDIIKSTNYVMQNLPRIYSDLNHTQKEGGDDEINGNLSDDQLDCKSVGSNEDYPGDGERFRDADLNVISDEDESIAVDEN; from the coding sequence ATGACAGAAGAGCTTCAGTCTCAACAACAGACGCAACAAtgccaacagcagcagcaacagcaacccCAGCAAAAGTCGCGTTTAGGCCCGAATGACTATCGAAATTCGGAATTCGTCACGAAACTCATGGCAGCCAATCCACCCTATCTGTACTCGCCTGCCATTGGACCTCATAATTTCTTCTTCAGCGAGATGCTCCGTTCTTTGGTTGCCAACAAGCGCAATGAAAGCCTTCGTAACGCTGAGCAATTACATCATCAAcaacagcagcatcagcagcagcaacagcaacatcaGCAGCAAACTCAATCGTTACATACCCGTAGACCGCGTAAACGATCTTGGTCACAACACCGTCTATACCCGGAATCTCCCAAAGAAAGCAaagaaccagatgaaaaaactACTGGACAACCGGAGAAGCCGTTAGAGCTGACGAACAAGCTATCCGCATTCTCCCGGAACATAACCTCCAAATACGACGACAGCAGCGACAGTTACAAATCGTCACAAGAAACTAAACCCCCGATCGATAAAGCCCCAGTGAACAACTCCCATATTCCGGACCCACCGACAGCTTCAATGCCCCCGTCGGATCTCATCCTACCACCGCCTCCCCCGGTTTGGTACCCACCTCTCTGTCCACCGTACGGAATCGATCCGCTCCACTTCTTTATCGATTTGCGCGTCTCCGGACACATCTACGACCGCAAGAAAGAACTTACATCGCCCAACTCCGACGGTGCGGCAATCAAAACCGAGCACTCGAAGCTAATCGGTTCCAGCGACAGACATGGATCTGCATTCAGTGTTCCAAAGCCACGAGATGGTCTCGGAAAACTGGGTAATTCGGCGATCGATCTCGCATCGTCTCCACTACCCTCGGAGGGCGATGAGAAGCACTCCAATGGGCACCCTTCCCCACTAATGCTCCTGGACGGATTCAAGGAGAACAAGTACGACATCATCAAAAGCACCAACTATGTGATGCAGAACTTGCCCAGGATTTACAGCGATCTCAACCACACCCAGAAGGAAGGTGGTGACGATGAGATCAATGGGAACCTGAGTGACGATCAGCTAGACTGCAAATCGGTGGGGTCGAACGAGGATTACCCGGGGGACGGTGAAAGGTTTCGAGATGCAGACTTGAACGTGATTTCGGACGAAGATGAGTCCATCGCGGTGGATGAgaattaa